The DNA segment ACATTATGTTCTTGTGGGTTCTTAATTTTTAGCCattaaatcacctattaaccatcaaaaacaagatcaagatgaggattagaagcacttactactagcacaaggctagggaagttcgagtgtagaaaagtggtggataaaagaaaatgagagcagtccttcaacttccgaacgcaccgagcttcgttgttcaccttcttgcacctttgtatggaTGGAAAATGGCAAGAAGGTGACTTGAAGGAGGTTgtatggtggtgtggtggtggctgCCGATTTCAAAGAAGGAGAAGGGAGAGAGTGTGATGTTTTTGTTGTGTGGTTAATGAATGATGAAGTGATCTTTGTGCTAACTTATAGTCCATCCATCACACTTGCCCCTTGGATCATATGTCTAGAAGATATTAGACATGAGGGATTATAATAATCAAAGTTTATAAGCGTTTGTCCCCTCATGGGACCGAACTCGTCAGGGGGGGGGGGTGTCTCATGGTTAGATTCCAACTAATGATTAAGATTTAGTTAGTTAAGTTAGATGTTTAAACCAACTTCTAGTATGTTGCGTTgtgtaacgggtgttagggtgttcgaggACCCTGACTGGCTCAGAACAAGAAAATaatgtcaatgacaatatttttatgttccgggtaaactCCGGTTGATTgattggatactgatccgttagagcgcttaataagcatttaaagtgtcgttaagtACCTTTTTGTAATATTTTCGATTCTCGTTGCTTGGGGAAATATTCTGGATGAAAAAACGACATTTCTGCGCAATATTTATGTTGTTAAAAGCTAAATTgtgctgaatttaataaaattctacACTTAAAGTgcatttcgggtgctttttagtgcgtattttagcttccgggtggtatatatgtaaaccctcgtatgtattcttgggttttaatgtatttttgatattggacctacacctaggccctaattctaatgtctgactgctttctgcagttttgttgacacagtgtgtcttaccggtgagtttactaatttaTGACGCAACGCTCTCGCTTATGCAAttaagcaatattttgtagtataaatcatgcatgaattcacttgcatggaattcagaaacttatttgtcttgtaaactagatcatgtacgTTTATTAAAGCACAGATCACTGTttatttagtgtacggaatgtacggaaaagtgacagttgtcacagAGAAAATGGGTGACAATGATGGTAGTGATGACGTGGATAAAAGCCCTACAAGTTCTTCAGAAGACAAAGTAGATGAAGTTGAGTGTGCCAAAAGAATTCAAGCTGAAATTGAGAAAGAAAAACAGCTGAAAAGAAAGAGACGAGAGGAAAGACAGAAAGATGATGATTATGTTCCTTCTCAGGAAGAAATGAAAATGCCTACAACATCTAGTAAAAAGAAGAAAGTTCATGAGAAAAAGAAGATGGTTTCTCCAAATGCAGCTAAACAAAAGTTGATTATCAGATTGCCGAAAAGTACACCAAAGACAAAACAACCAtcacaaccaccatcaccacctaaaTCACCACACAAATCACCTCCAAAACAACCAACTCCACCAAGACAACCCACACGACCAATACATCAATCACCATCACCACATGTTTCACCACTACATCTCTCACCAACACAACAACAAACCCTATTCACAACCTATTGTTCAGACCACACCTGGTTCTTCAGGGTATAGAGGTTTTCCAGCTGTTCCTTCGAATTTGGGTGTAAGTCTTGATGATATAGGAGACTTTGATTTTGCAAACACCGCACAAgtgaaaattgttgaaaagaaagttgatgaagTGATAGCTGAAAACAAAAGATTAGCTGCTGAGAACAAGAAAGTCTCTGATCGTGAGAAAATTCTTGAAATGCGTGTGAAGAGACTAGAGACTGATAACAAAGAATTGTTGAAGAAGATTGACACTGATCAATCTGAGATTGATATCTTGAAAGTGCGAGTTgctgaacttgaagaagaaaaagctCGAAGAGATGAACAGAACAAATACTTCGAGTTGAAAAACAAAGAGCTTGAAGCTGAAAAAGCATTTAAAGAGCATGATTTTTATATGTTAAACAAAGTTGTGGAAAAGATGCTTGGAAAATCAATTGAGCAACAGTTTGAAGAGATCCAAGTCGAAGAACTCAGGGCTAAACGTCAAGCTGAGATAGATGAACAGATGAAAGATAAAGGTAAAGGCATTGAAGGTAGTTTAGCAGTGACAGAGAGATCAATTGTTCCTTCCTTGGTTGTTGAGAATCCCGTACCTTTAACTGCTATATCTGGCCTTTTTGAGGAAGAAACACATCTTGAAGAGTTAgctagtgatgatgatgatgaagatgatgacgatgatgaagaagagggtgatgatgaggaagatgacGAGGATGAGAAAGTCTTTTCGGCAAGCAATCATGGTTCTGATAACAACAATGACGATGCTCAAGGTGGTATAGGATTAAAAGTGACTGAAGCTTCCACTGAAAAAActgttgatgatttgatgaatgaTTCTGTGAATGAAGAGTCAGGGGGAGCTGAAGGAAAGGGGGAGTCCGATGATGATCAGAACGTTGAACATGTTGAGAAGTTAGTTCTGAGATTGGATACTTATCGAGAAGAAGGTGAACATTTTCATACATACACATTGGAAACAATCAAAGAAATGACGCGTGTGGTGAATCCTGATTTTaagtttgattttgaagaagagTTAAATGCATTTGACATCAACCATCAACCAGAATACGAGTATAAATATGTTGAGGATGCTGACATGTATAacagggttgaggttgaggattggaCTGATGATGAGGATGCAAGTGAAGATACTTCTCAGTTGCCTACGCTGATGGAGTTCATTACAGAGGAGAATAAAGATGAGTTGAGACGAAAAGTGGCTGAGATCTTAAAAGACAAAAACTTTGATGGTACTCCCAAAGATATGGAAAAGGAAGAACGGAAAAAGTGGTTTAAGGATAGTCACGAGAGGAAGTTTAAAAGACCGTTGAAGTACTATCAACGAGATCAAAGTGTGTCGCTCGGTGACATCACTAGCTGGGGTTTCCTGCCTCATGTTAATGCTTACGCAATCAGGAGAGAATGTGGGGTGCAGTACTTTGAACGTTTATATGACGTGATGCCATTACCACGGTGGGATGTTGATGAGCTGTCAAAAGTAAGAACTTTAGGATATCCAGTTCGAAAGAATGATATTCCGATGTAGGGGTATATAAAGTTTGAATCGTTGAAAGGGTTTCGACACTGGAAGCCGCATTACCCTAAAAGAGTGCGGAGGGTAGATCCGGAAACAGGGGTTGAGGAAATGATACTTAATGTGAAAAAGCCAAAGACAATGAAGACTATCCCAGTGCCATCAATGGAGCAAGATTTCTATAAAGGCTTTTTGGGCTGGGTATACAGTTACATTTCGACTGAGGCTGTTATTACCTATCGAGTAGGAAGGGAGA comes from the Helianthus annuus cultivar XRQ/B chromosome 4, HanXRQr2.0-SUNRISE, whole genome shotgun sequence genome and includes:
- the LOC118491508 gene encoding glutamic acid-rich protein-like translates to MAKTLLVDESEEEADVEIETEIEGVAEKEQDPVSSNTEHILKDIGDELDKENITVYLVYGMYGKVTVVTEKMGDNDGSDDVDKSPTSSSEDKVDEVECAKRIQAEIEKEKQLKRKRREERQKDDDYVPSQEEMKMPTTSSKKKKVHEKKKMVSPNAAKQKLIIRLPKRYRGFPAVPSNLGVSLDDIGDFDFANTAQVKIVEKKVDEVIAENKRLAAENKKVSDREKILEMRVKRLETDNKELLKKIDTDQSEIDILKVRVAELEEEKARRDEQNKYFELKNKELEAEKAFKEHDFYMLNKVVEKMLGKSIEQQFEEIQVEELRAKRQAEIDEQMKDKGKGIEEGDDEEDDEDEKVFSASNHGSDNNNDDAQGGIGLKVTEASTEKTVDDLMNDSVNEESGGAEGKGESDDDQNVEHVEKLVLRLDTYREEGEHFHTYTLETIKEMTRVVNPDFKFDFEEELNAFDINHQPEYEYKYVEDADMYNRVEVEDWTDDEDASEDTSQLPTLMEFITEENKDELRRKVAEILKDKNFDGTPKDMEKEERKKWFKDSHERKFKRPLKYYQRDQSVSLGDITSWGFLPHVNAYAIRRECGVQYFERLYDVMPLPRWDVDELSKGYIKFESLKGFRHWKPHYPKRVRRVDPETGVEEMILNVKKPKTMKTIPVPSMEQDFYKGFLGWKDINSESKWKSSWWSLEEKVKRKAERERKKLEENRGKWMNIQAEEEKARKKENDRVRNLLRKKPKQHEEKFKSL